One window of Acidobacteriota bacterium genomic DNA carries:
- the rplQ gene encoding 50S ribosomal protein L17 — protein sequence MRHRQIGSKLGWKTAHRNAALRSLSTSLFEHERITTTLPRAKTLRPYAEKLITMSKREDLHARRLVARQIRDPKIVKKLFDTLSARYVDRHGGYMRILKLGHRQGDNAEMAIVELLGSEPDFNKAPEKKTTMGGRLAERLRGKKKDAAPEGDAASEGPDAPEAGAAKKARAPRTKK from the coding sequence ATGCGCCACCGACAGATCGGAAGCAAGCTCGGATGGAAGACGGCCCACAGGAACGCCGCGTTGCGGTCGCTGTCGACCTCCCTGTTCGAGCACGAGAGGATCACGACCACGCTCCCCCGCGCCAAGACGCTCCGCCCGTACGCGGAGAAGCTCATCACCATGTCGAAGCGCGAGGACCTTCACGCGCGCCGTCTCGTCGCGCGGCAGATCCGTGACCCGAAGATCGTCAAGAAGCTGTTCGACACCCTGTCCGCCCGGTACGTGGATCGGCACGGGGGGTACATGCGCATCCTGAAGCTGGGCCATCGTCAGGGGGACAATGCCGAGATGGCCATCGTCGAGCTTCTCGGCTCCGAGCCCGATTTCAACAAGGCTCCCGAGAAGAAGACCACGATGGGCGGGCGCCTGGCGGAGCGGCTCCGCGGCAAGAAGAAGGACGCCGCCCCCGAAGGGGACGCCGCCTCCGAGGGGCCGGACGCGCCCGAGGCGGGAGCCGCGAAGAAGGCGCGCGCCCCGCGCACGAAGAAGTAG
- the carB gene encoding carbamoyl phosphate synthase large subunit (four CarB-CarA dimers form the carbamoyl phosphate synthetase holoenzyme that catalyzes the production of carbamoyl phosphate; CarB is responsible for the amidotransferase activity) has product MPKRTDIRKILIVGSGPIVIGQACEFDYSGTQACKALREEGYEVVLINSNPATIMTDPEFADRTYVEPLTPEMVARVIECERPDALLPTVGGQTALNIAMRLGDEGVLDSFGVKLIGASLPAIRLSEDRLLFKKTMQKIGLEVPLSGYADSVAAAEEVLAEVGFPAIVRPSFTLGGTGGSIAWNAEELEEAVRWGLQQSPVGTVLVEESVIGWKEFEL; this is encoded by the coding sequence GTGCCCAAGCGGACCGACATCCGCAAGATCCTGATCGTCGGCTCCGGACCGATCGTCATCGGGCAGGCCTGCGAGTTCGACTACTCCGGCACGCAGGCCTGCAAGGCCCTCCGCGAGGAGGGTTACGAAGTCGTCCTCATCAACTCGAACCCGGCGACGATCATGACCGATCCGGAGTTCGCGGATCGGACGTACGTCGAGCCCCTCACCCCCGAGATGGTCGCGCGCGTCATCGAGTGCGAGCGGCCGGACGCCCTCCTCCCCACCGTCGGCGGCCAGACCGCGCTCAACATCGCGATGCGCCTCGGCGACGAGGGGGTCCTCGACAGCTTCGGCGTGAAGCTCATCGGCGCCTCCCTCCCGGCGATCCGGCTCTCCGAGGATCGCCTCCTCTTCAAGAAGACCATGCAGAAGATCGGCCTCGAGGTGCCCCTCTCCGGCTACGCCGACTCGGTGGCCGCGGCCGAGGAGGTGCTGGCCGAGGTTGGTTTCCCCGCGATCGTGAGGCCCTCCTTCACCCTCGGGGGCACCGGGGGCTCCATCGCCTGGAACGCCGAGGAGCTGGAGGAGGCCGTGCGCTGGGGGCTCCAGCAGTCGCCGGTGGGCACCGTGCTCGTCGAAGAGTCGGTGATCGGGTGGAAAGAGTTCGAGCTGGA